A single window of Desulfuromonas acetexigens DNA harbors:
- a CDS encoding regulatory protein RecX yields MSATSPWNAALALLARRDRSEGELAARLRRKGFTEEEIAATLERCREYGYLDDARFARQRARSLVSNGRAVGGRLRAELKQQGIDEELARQAAEEVENDIDSDQLLAELLERRFPGFSYAEADDRRRRRVIHYFLRRGFSFERILVHCKNADT; encoded by the coding sequence TTGAGCGCCACTAGCCCCTGGAACGCCGCCCTGGCCCTCCTTGCCCGCCGCGACCGCAGCGAGGGGGAGCTTGCCGCCCGTCTGCGGCGCAAAGGCTTTACCGAGGAAGAGATCGCCGCTACCCTGGAACGCTGCCGGGAATACGGCTACCTGGACGACGCCCGCTTCGCCCGCCAGCGCGCCCGCAGCCTCGTCAGCAACGGCCGGGCCGTGGGTGGTCGCCTGCGGGCCGAACTCAAGCAGCAGGGGATCGACGAGGAACTGGCCCGACAAGCGGCCGAAGAGGTGGAAAACGACATCGATTCCGACCAGCTGCTGGCCGAACTGCTGGAACGACGCTTTCCCGGCTTTTCCTATGCCGAGGCGGACGACCGCCGACGCCGCCGCGTCATCCATTATTTTCTCCGCCGCGGCTTTTCCTTCGAGCGGATTCTGGTCCACTGTAAAAACGCCGACACCTGA
- the alaS gene encoding alanine--tRNA ligase, translating to MTGKELRSRFLSFFEQRGHTVVSSSPLVPHNDPTLLFTNAGMNQFKDCFLGNEKRDYVRAASSQKCVRAGGKHNDLENVGRTARHHTFFEMLGNFSFGDYFKKEAIAYAWEFLTVDLKLDKSRLYVTVFTDDDEAADIWHEQEGVPRERIYRFGEKDNFWSMGDTGPCGPCTEIFWDNGPEVGCGKPECAVGCDCDRYMEIWNNVFMQFNRSADGTLTPLPKPAVDTGMGLERITTVMQGVTSNYDTDLLRGIIAYVEELSGQRYGDNQEASVSMRVIADHSRATAFLIADGVLPSNEGRGYVLRRIMRRAMRHAKMLGFEDPVLFKTANFVLEAMADAYPEEAKRRDFVAKVVKNEEERFIQTLGNGLRILSEEIAKLKTAGQTVIPGEVVFRLYDTFGFPVDLTADIVEKDGYTLDEPGFEACMAEQRKKARENWKGSGEEAVAAVYRKLLEEGRQCEFTGYQTTSGHGTVTTILKNGQIVEQASAGDEIEVVTSQTPFYGESGGQSGDRGRILAADAELEVVETRKPLPELPVHLVKVRKGVLRTGDAVELLVDEAARRATALNHTATHILQAVLIEVLGDHVKQAGSLVTPDRLRFDFTHFSAMTADELRRVEIEVNRRIRDNQAVDTAEMENEEAIAAGATALFGEKYGDRVRVVRVGDFSMELCGGTHTKAAGDIGLFKIVQETGIAAGVRRIEAATGARALALVQEEEQTLEQLAALLKSDRPLVQSRLQKLLERQKELEREVEMLQGRLNAGQAAELLDRVQEIDGIKLLAVPIPGADAKGLRELADQLRDRLGSGVVILGSPADGKANLLVAVTKDLTGRLHAGNLIRVLAEQVGGKGGGRPDLAQAGGNRPERLAQTLDGAPELIRAALQGQ from the coding sequence ATTACCGGCAAAGAACTCCGCTCCCGTTTCCTGAGTTTTTTCGAGCAACGCGGCCATACGGTGGTCTCCTCCTCGCCGCTGGTTCCCCATAACGACCCGACCCTGCTCTTCACCAACGCCGGCATGAACCAGTTCAAGGACTGCTTCCTCGGCAACGAGAAGCGCGACTACGTCCGCGCCGCCTCCAGCCAGAAGTGCGTGCGCGCCGGCGGTAAGCACAACGACCTCGAAAACGTCGGCCGCACCGCCCGCCATCACACCTTCTTCGAGATGCTCGGCAACTTCTCCTTCGGTGACTATTTCAAGAAGGAAGCCATCGCCTACGCCTGGGAATTTCTCACCGTCGATCTGAAACTCGACAAGAGCCGGCTCTACGTCACCGTCTTTACCGACGACGACGAGGCCGCCGACATCTGGCACGAGCAGGAAGGCGTCCCCCGCGAACGCATCTACCGCTTCGGCGAAAAAGACAATTTCTGGTCGATGGGGGATACCGGCCCCTGCGGCCCCTGCACCGAAATCTTCTGGGATAACGGTCCCGAAGTCGGTTGCGGCAAACCCGAGTGCGCCGTCGGCTGCGACTGTGACCGCTACATGGAGATCTGGAACAACGTCTTCATGCAATTCAACCGCAGCGCCGACGGCACCCTGACGCCGCTGCCGAAGCCGGCGGTCGATACCGGCATGGGCTTGGAGCGCATCACCACGGTGATGCAGGGGGTCACCTCCAACTACGACACCGACCTGCTGCGCGGCATTATCGCCTATGTCGAAGAGCTCTCGGGCCAGCGCTACGGCGACAACCAGGAGGCCTCCGTCTCGATGCGGGTCATCGCTGACCACAGCCGGGCCACCGCCTTCCTCATCGCCGATGGCGTGCTGCCCTCCAACGAGGGGCGCGGCTATGTGCTGCGCCGGATCATGCGCCGGGCCATGCGTCACGCCAAGATGCTCGGTTTCGAGGATCCGGTGCTGTTCAAGACCGCGAATTTCGTCCTCGAAGCCATGGCCGACGCCTATCCCGAGGAAGCCAAGCGCCGGGATTTCGTCGCCAAGGTGGTGAAAAACGAAGAAGAACGCTTTATCCAGACCCTCGGCAACGGACTGCGCATCCTTTCGGAAGAGATCGCCAAGCTCAAGACGGCCGGTCAAACCGTCATCCCCGGCGAAGTGGTTTTCCGCCTCTATGACACCTTCGGCTTCCCCGTCGACCTGACCGCCGATATCGTCGAAAAGGACGGCTACACCCTTGACGAGCCGGGCTTCGAGGCCTGCATGGCTGAACAGCGCAAAAAAGCCCGGGAAAACTGGAAGGGCTCCGGCGAGGAGGCCGTGGCGGCGGTCTACCGCAAGCTCCTCGAAGAGGGCCGGCAATGCGAATTCACCGGCTACCAGACCACCAGCGGCCACGGCACGGTCACGACCATCCTCAAAAACGGGCAGATCGTCGAGCAGGCAAGCGCCGGAGACGAAATTGAAGTCGTCACCAGCCAGACCCCCTTCTATGGCGAGTCGGGCGGACAGTCCGGCGATCGCGGGCGCATCCTTGCCGCCGATGCCGAACTGGAAGTCGTCGAGACCCGCAAACCGCTGCCGGAACTACCGGTGCATCTGGTTAAAGTGCGTAAAGGCGTGCTGCGCACCGGGGATGCCGTCGAGCTGCTGGTGGACGAGGCGGCGCGGCGAGCCACCGCCCTCAACCACACCGCCACCCATATTCTGCAAGCGGTGCTGATCGAAGTGCTCGGTGATCATGTCAAGCAGGCCGGCTCGCTCGTTACCCCTGACCGCCTGCGTTTCGACTTCACCCACTTCTCGGCCATGACCGCCGACGAACTGCGGCGGGTCGAGATCGAGGTCAACCGCCGCATCCGCGACAACCAGGCGGTCGATACCGCCGAGATGGAGAACGAAGAAGCCATCGCCGCCGGGGCCACTGCCCTCTTCGGCGAAAAATACGGCGACCGGGTACGGGTGGTACGGGTCGGCGATTTCAGCATGGAGCTGTGCGGCGGCACTCACACCAAAGCCGCCGGCGACATCGGCCTGTTCAAGATCGTCCAGGAAACGGGCATCGCCGCCGGCGTCCGGCGCATCGAAGCGGCCACCGGCGCCCGCGCCCTGGCTCTGGTTCAGGAAGAGGAACAGACCCTGGAACAGCTGGCCGCCTTGCTCAAAAGTGACCGGCCCTTGGTTCAGTCACGGCTGCAAAAGCTGCTGGAGCGGCAGAAGGAACTGGAACGGGAAGTCGAGATGCTGCAAGGCCGCCTCAACGCCGGCCAGGCGGCGGAACTGCTCGACCGGGTGCAGGAGATCGACGGCATTAAGCTTTTAGCCGTGCCGATCCCCGGCGCCGACGCCAAGGGGCTGCGGGAGTTGGCCGACCAACTACGCGACCGCCTCGGCTCGGGCGTGGTCATTCTCGGCAGCCCGGCCGACGGCAAGGCCAATCTGCTGGTCGCCGTCACCAAAGATCTCACCGGTCGCCTGCATGCCGGAAACCTGATCCGCGTGTTGGCCGAACAGGTCGGCGGCAAGGGGGGCGGCCGCCCCGATCTCGCCCAGGCCGGCGGCAACCGCCCGGAACGGCTCGCCCAGACCCTGGACGGCGCACCGGAGTTGATCCGCGCCGCCCTTCAGGGCCAATAG
- a CDS encoding hybrid sensor histidine kinase/response regulator encodes MRTILKNEPQLLQEMEGRTILIVDDEPIIRDLCARALKGYRILQAEDGEQALQMLAGETADVILADVMMPRLNGLDLLKTIKDKTPNQVVVIMTGYADKDVILRALKSDADDFITKPINLLQLKTTIDRVLEKKALKEELLHLKRLDKLKSEFLGLVSHKLKTPITAISLFIQNLSRGFGDPNDPTYQQTLALILDESKYLGYLIKDLLVYSEVILREGPPELRPCNLRDIAQSVSGDMNYSAVNKGVTLNVSLESYFPEMMLDRKRISFALRAILENAVKFTPKGGTITLTGDLHGNSARLIVKDSGQGIPQDELPKVFEKFYQVDPDHTGQVRGFGLGLFYARQFIVDHDGRLALESAPEGGTIVTLELPLR; translated from the coding sequence TTGCGTACCATTCTCAAGAACGAACCGCAGCTGCTGCAGGAGATGGAAGGTCGAACCATTCTCATCGTCGACGATGAGCCGATCATCCGCGATCTCTGCGCCCGGGCGCTCAAGGGATACCGTATCCTCCAGGCCGAGGACGGCGAGCAGGCCCTGCAGATGCTCGCCGGCGAAACCGCCGACGTTATCCTCGCCGATGTCATGATGCCGCGCCTGAACGGTCTCGACCTGCTCAAGACGATCAAGGACAAAACACCCAATCAGGTCGTGGTGATCATGACCGGCTACGCCGACAAGGACGTCATCCTGCGCGCCCTCAAGTCCGACGCTGACGACTTCATCACCAAGCCGATCAACCTGCTGCAACTCAAGACGACCATCGACCGGGTCCTGGAAAAGAAGGCGCTCAAAGAAGAACTCCTCCACCTCAAGCGCCTGGACAAGCTGAAATCAGAGTTCCTCGGCCTCGTCTCCCACAAGCTGAAGACACCGATCACCGCCATCTCCCTCTTTATCCAGAACCTCTCCCGGGGCTTCGGCGACCCCAATGATCCCACCTATCAGCAGACCCTGGCTTTGATTCTCGACGAGTCGAAGTATCTCGGCTATCTGATCAAGGACCTGCTCGTCTACAGCGAGGTCATCCTGCGCGAAGGGCCGCCGGAACTGCGCCCCTGCAATCTGCGGGACATCGCCCAGAGCGTGTCCGGGGACATGAACTACAGTGCCGTAAACAAGGGGGTGACCCTGAACGTTTCGCTGGAGAGCTATTTCCCCGAGATGATGCTTGACCGCAAGCGCATCAGCTTCGCCCTGCGGGCGATTCTGGAAAACGCCGTCAAGTTCACCCCCAAAGGAGGAACGATCACCCTGACTGGCGACTTGCACGGCAACTCGGCGCGGCTGATCGTCAAGGACAGCGGCCAGGGCATTCCCCAGGACGAACTGCCCAAGGTCTTCGAGAAGTTCTATCAGGTCGACCCGGACCATACCGGGCAGGTGAGGGGCTTCGGCCTGGGGCTTTTCTACGCCCGCCAATTCATCGTCGATCACGACGGCCGCCTGGCCCTTGAAAGCGCGCCGGAAGGCGGAACCATCGTCACGCTGGAACTCCCCTTGCGTTGA
- the hslV gene encoding ATP-dependent protease subunit HslV produces MFHGTTILCVRKNNEIALAGDGQVTLGNTVMKHGARKLRRMYDDRVLAGFAGSTADAFTLFEKFDAKLQEYRGNLPRAAVALGKDWRTDRILRRLEALLIVANVETTLILSGAGDIIEPDDGVAAIGSGGPYALAAARALLNHSELSAREIAEQSLRIAAGICIYTNDSILVEALP; encoded by the coding sequence ATGTTTCACGGCACGACCATTCTCTGCGTACGCAAAAACAACGAAATCGCCCTGGCTGGCGACGGCCAGGTGACCCTCGGCAACACGGTCATGAAGCACGGCGCCCGCAAGCTGCGGCGCATGTACGACGACCGGGTGCTGGCCGGTTTCGCCGGCAGCACTGCCGACGCCTTTACCCTGTTCGAGAAATTCGACGCCAAGCTGCAGGAGTATCGCGGCAACCTGCCTCGGGCGGCGGTCGCTCTCGGCAAGGACTGGCGTACCGACCGCATCCTGCGGCGGCTGGAGGCGCTCTTGATCGTCGCCAACGTCGAGACGACTTTGATCCTCTCCGGCGCCGGCGACATCATCGAACCGGACGACGGCGTTGCCGCCATCGGCTCCGGCGGCCCCTATGCCTTAGCCGCTGCCCGCGCTCTGCTCAACCACTCGGAGCTTTCGGCGCGGGAGATCGCCGAGCAGTCGCTACGCATCGCCGCCGGCATCTGTATCTACACCAACGACAGCATCCTCGTGGAGGCCTTGCCGTGA
- the hslU gene encoding ATP-dependent protease ATPase subunit HslU has translation MTNFTPREIVSELDRYIVGQKGAKRAVAVALRNRWRRQQVPAELREEIAPKNIIMIGPTGVGKTEIARRLAKLAQAPFVKVEASKFTEVGYVGRDVESMVRDLVELAIIMVKQEEALAVRLKAEDHAEERLLDLLLPGEARTAEAGGESGTRDKLRKLLRMGELNERFVEIETQEIKMPMMEVLTPPGAEGMGFNMKEMFGNLFPKKTKRRRIKVAEAREILIAEEAEKLVDMDKVHTLAKERTEQSGIIFIDEIDKIASREGGHGPEVSREGVQRDILPIVEGSTVNTKYGPVKTDHVLFIAAGAFHVAKPSDLIPELQGRFPIRVELESLGEEEFVRILTEPKNALLRQYAALMHTEGIELEFTEDGVHEIARTAALVNERTENIGARRLHTILEKLLEDLSFDAPERRDKHVVIDAAYIRERLADIVKDEDLSRYIL, from the coding sequence GTGACCAACTTCACCCCACGGGAAATCGTTTCGGAGCTCGATCGCTACATCGTCGGCCAAAAGGGCGCCAAACGCGCCGTCGCCGTCGCCCTGCGCAACCGTTGGCGGCGTCAGCAGGTGCCGGCGGAGTTGCGCGAGGAGATCGCGCCGAAAAACATCATCATGATCGGCCCCACCGGGGTCGGCAAAACCGAGATCGCCCGCCGTCTGGCGAAGCTCGCCCAGGCCCCCTTCGTCAAGGTCGAGGCGAGCAAGTTCACCGAGGTCGGCTACGTCGGCCGCGACGTCGAAAGCATGGTCCGCGACCTGGTGGAGCTGGCGATCATCATGGTCAAGCAGGAAGAGGCGCTGGCGGTGCGCTTGAAGGCCGAGGATCACGCCGAGGAGCGCCTGCTCGATCTGCTGTTGCCCGGTGAAGCCCGGACCGCCGAGGCCGGCGGCGAAAGCGGAACCCGTGACAAGCTGCGCAAGCTGCTGCGCATGGGGGAGCTCAACGAGCGCTTCGTCGAGATCGAAACCCAGGAAATCAAAATGCCGATGATGGAAGTCCTCACCCCGCCGGGCGCGGAGGGAATGGGCTTCAACATGAAAGAAATGTTCGGCAATCTCTTCCCGAAAAAAACCAAACGGCGGCGGATCAAGGTCGCCGAGGCGCGGGAGATCCTCATCGCCGAGGAAGCGGAAAAACTGGTCGACATGGACAAGGTTCACACCCTGGCCAAGGAGCGCACCGAGCAGAGCGGCATCATCTTCATCGACGAAATCGACAAGATCGCCAGCCGCGAGGGGGGGCACGGCCCCGAAGTCTCGCGCGAGGGGGTACAGCGGGATATCCTGCCTATTGTCGAGGGGAGCACGGTCAACACCAAGTACGGCCCGGTCAAGACCGATCACGTTCTTTTCATTGCCGCCGGCGCCTTCCATGTCGCCAAACCTTCGGACCTGATTCCCGAACTGCAGGGGCGTTTCCCCATCCGGGTCGAACTAGAGAGCCTTGGCGAGGAAGAGTTTGTGCGCATCCTCACCGAGCCGAAAAACGCCCTGCTCCGTCAGTACGCCGCGCTCATGCATACCGAGGGGATCGAGCTCGAGTTCACCGAAGACGGCGTCCATGAGATCGCCCGCACCGCCGCCCTGGTCAACGAGCGCACCGAAAACATCGGCGCCCGGCGGCTGCACACCATCCTGGAAAAGCTGCTCGAGGATCTCTCCTTCGACGCCCCGGAACGCCGCGACAAGCACGTCGTCATCGACGCCGCCTACATCCGCGAACGCCTCGCCGACATCGTCAAGGACGAGGATCTGTCGCGGTATATTCTGTAA
- the argB gene encoding acetylglutamate kinase — MQDLINKANVLMEALPYLKRFAGTTIVIKYGGHAMADEKLKESFARDVVLLKYIGLNPVIVHGGGPQINETLKKYGIVSEFVRGMRVTDAATMGVVEMVLVGQVNKEVVGLINRHGGRAVGLSGKDGELLLAEKMLQEVRQEDGSVEQVDIGFVGDVIHVNQALIDTLEQGKFIPVIAPVGVGAGGESYNINADVVAGRVAAALKAEKLILLTDVQGVKDKQGNLLTGISVGEMRRLISDESIVGGMIPKVECCADALAGGVKKAHIIDGRVEHAVLLEIFTDKGVGTEIVQ, encoded by the coding sequence GTGCAAGATCTGATCAATAAAGCCAATGTCCTGATGGAGGCGCTGCCGTACCTGAAGCGCTTCGCCGGCACCACCATCGTCATCAAATACGGCGGGCACGCCATGGCCGACGAGAAATTGAAGGAATCCTTCGCCCGGGATGTGGTGCTGCTCAAGTACATCGGCCTCAATCCGGTCATCGTCCACGGCGGTGGGCCGCAGATCAACGAGACCCTGAAAAAGTACGGGATTGTCTCCGAGTTTGTGCGCGGCATGCGCGTCACCGACGCCGCCACCATGGGCGTGGTCGAGATGGTTCTGGTCGGCCAGGTCAATAAAGAGGTCGTCGGCCTCATCAACCGCCACGGCGGCCGCGCCGTCGGTCTCTCAGGCAAGGATGGCGAACTGCTGCTGGCCGAAAAGATGCTGCAGGAAGTGCGGCAGGAGGACGGCTCCGTCGAGCAGGTCGATATCGGTTTTGTCGGCGATGTGATCCATGTCAACCAGGCGTTGATCGACACTCTGGAACAGGGCAAGTTTATCCCGGTCATCGCCCCGGTCGGGGTCGGCGCCGGGGGCGAGAGCTACAACATCAACGCCGACGTGGTCGCCGGCCGGGTCGCCGCCGCCCTGAAGGCCGAAAAACTGATCCTGCTCACCGACGTGCAGGGGGTCAAGGACAAACAGGGCAACCTGCTCACCGGCATCTCGGTGGGCGAGATGCGTCGATTGATCAGCGACGAATCGATTGTCGGCGGCATGATCCCCAAGGTCGAGTGCTGCGCCGACGCCCTCGCCGGCGGGGTCAAAAAAGCCCACATCATCGACGGTCGGGTCGAACACGCCGTGCTGCTGGAAATCTTCACCGACAAAGGGGTGGGGACGGAGATCGTGCAGTAG
- a CDS encoding HEPN domain-containing protein gives MTREEKIAYWLKSAETDWTVAEHLVEKRDYSYALFFGHLHLEKLLKAVFVYRYDEVPPFTHRLPFLAERAGLILSEERLELLETVTDFNLEARYPDEKFSFQQKCTTEFTAQYLDKIKEMASWLRQQLP, from the coding sequence ATGACACGAGAAGAGAAAATTGCCTATTGGCTGAAATCGGCAGAAACGGATTGGACTGTTGCCGAACATTTGGTTGAAAAACGAGATTACAGCTACGCGCTCTTTTTCGGACATCTCCATCTCGAAAAGTTGCTTAAGGCTGTTTTTGTCTACCGTTACGACGAAGTACCACCGTTTACCCATCGGCTTCCTTTTCTTGCCGAACGAGCAGGATTGATTTTATCGGAAGAGCGGCTGGAACTTCTGGAGACGGTCACGGATTTCAATCTGGAGGCGCGCTACCCGGACGAAAAGTTCTCATTTCAACAGAAATGCACCACCGAATTCACCGCTCAATACCTTGACAAAATTAAGGAAATGGCGTCATGGCTCAGGCAACAGTTGCCATAA
- a CDS encoding nucleotidyltransferase domain-containing protein, with translation MAQATVAIIETIRRYVRALEAQGIQVDDAILFGSFAKGTAKDESDIDVALISSAFSGNRFDDRRRIVPLRRAIDERLEPIPFRPNDFAEGGNLVDEIKRDGIRIEM, from the coding sequence ATGGCTCAGGCAACAGTTGCCATAATCGAGACAATCCGGCGTTACGTTCGTGCGCTGGAGGCACAAGGCATTCAGGTCGATGACGCTATTCTGTTCGGCTCCTTCGCCAAGGGGACGGCCAAGGACGAGAGCGATATCGATGTCGCTTTGATCTCCAGCGCCTTCAGCGGCAACCGTTTCGACGACCGCCGCCGTATTGTGCCGTTGCGCCGGGCCATCGACGAACGTCTCGAACCAATACCGTTTCGACCAAATGATTTTGCCGAAGGAGGAAATCTGGTGGATGAAATCAAACGGGACGGGATTCGAATTGAGATGTGA
- a CDS encoding acetylornithine transaminase, whose product MNTEQWIARSDKVIMKTYGRYPIVPVRGQGCELWDVDGKRYLDFLAGVAVNNLGHCHPQVVKAIQEQAATLIHCSNYYQIPQQIELAELLCAHSFADQAFFCNSGAEANEAAIKLARKYSREKYGLEHYQIITAAESFHGRTMATVSATGQEKVQRFFDPLLHGFHHVPFNDIAALEAAINPHTCAVMLEPIQGEGGIKVPSIEYMRAVRELCDRRELLLIFDEVQTGLGRTGKLFAHEHFGIAPDIMTLAKALAGGAPIGAMLARAEIAESFNPGTHGSTFGGNPLMTTAALAAMKTLLGDGILENAVKMGAYLTGELKKLQSRYQIVEEVRGIGLMIGMGLSIPGGDIVKKGHERGLLLNVTHDTVLRFVPPLIVTQAEIDEMIAILDGILKEI is encoded by the coding sequence ATGAACACTGAACAATGGATCGCCCGGAGCGATAAGGTCATCATGAAAACCTACGGCCGCTACCCCATCGTCCCGGTTCGGGGACAGGGCTGCGAGTTGTGGGATGTGGACGGCAAGCGCTATCTCGACTTTCTTGCCGGGGTGGCGGTGAACAATCTCGGCCACTGCCATCCGCAAGTGGTCAAGGCCATCCAGGAGCAGGCGGCGACCCTGATCCACTGCTCCAACTACTATCAGATCCCCCAGCAGATCGAGCTGGCCGAACTGCTCTGCGCTCACTCCTTCGCCGACCAGGCCTTCTTCTGCAACAGCGGCGCCGAAGCGAATGAAGCGGCGATCAAGCTGGCGCGCAAGTACAGCCGCGAAAAATACGGGCTGGAGCATTACCAGATCATCACCGCCGCCGAATCCTTCCACGGCCGGACCATGGCCACCGTCTCGGCCACCGGCCAGGAGAAGGTGCAGCGTTTCTTCGATCCGCTGCTGCACGGCTTTCACCACGTCCCCTTCAACGATATCGCCGCCCTCGAAGCCGCCATCAATCCCCATACCTGCGCGGTGATGCTCGAGCCGATCCAGGGGGAAGGCGGCATCAAGGTGCCAAGTATCGAGTACATGCGGGCGGTGCGGGAACTCTGCGACCGCCGCGAGCTGCTGCTGATCTTCGACGAGGTGCAGACCGGCCTGGGACGCACCGGCAAGCTCTTCGCCCACGAGCATTTCGGCATCGCCCCGGATATCATGACCCTGGCCAAGGCCTTGGCCGGCGGCGCGCCCATCGGCGCCATGCTCGCCCGCGCCGAGATCGCCGAATCCTTCAATCCCGGCACCCACGGTTCGACCTTCGGCGGCAATCCGCTGATGACCACCGCCGCCCTGGCGGCGATGAAGACCCTGCTCGGCGACGGAATTCTGGAAAATGCCGTGAAGATGGGCGCCTATCTCACCGGCGAACTGAAGAAACTGCAAAGCCGTTACCAAATCGTCGAGGAAGTCCGCGGCATCGGCTTGATGATTGGCATGGGCCTGAGCATTCCTGGCGGCGACATCGTCAAGAAGGGGCACGAACGGGGGCTGCTGCTCAACGTCACCCACGACACAGTGCTGCGCTTCGTCCCGCCCTTGATTGTGACCCAGGCGGAAATCGACGAGATGATCGCCATTCTCGACGGTATTCTCAAAGAAATATGA